The sequence below is a genomic window from Harpia harpyja isolate bHarHar1 chromosome 3, bHarHar1 primary haplotype, whole genome shotgun sequence.
CTGCTCAGAGCTGTGTTTTGAATATATGAAGTTCTAAGTACTTCCAGAAAGCAGAATGCACTAGTTCTAATGTCGAAGCTGAGGAGACATGGGATGGTTAGGCCTCATTATCTGCACGCCTTGTTCTTCAACTATCAAAGGCTGATAGACACCACACAGCTTTACAAAGTTGCAGTAAAAACCCCTGAAGATAATTTTGGAATACGAATGGTTTACAAGTACCTTATATGCCCCAAATAAGCTATTTAGGATAAAAcattgtaagaaaacaaaaaggaaaaaaaaagcctaatttaCATGTGCAAACAGCTGCAAGCTTCATGAAAGATTTAGACGTTGTCAGTTACATCAAGGTGGCATGCACTTATATGCAAAACTTCCTTGGTCTTGGTATCCTGTGATTACTCAATTCACAGAGAATAAGCAAATAGTAACAGGGAAGAAGAACGAGGAAAgagaagaggtgaaaaaaattCACCACACAACCACATATGCATGTGCATTTGAGTATTAGAGAAGAGATGCAGATTCTCTTAAATTTTCTTAGACAGAAactattttccaaaatacttaCAGCTTTCTCTTCCAATGAGAGTACACCATCTATAGCCACTATCTgatattgcttttcttttaagctaCCCACAAATTTCCGAAGGAGTTTGAGACTAGTACCATCACTGTTTTGTTTTAGCAGTTTCTGCATTTCTTGTGAAGGGCATCCCGGGTCAAAGAGTAGCAAACATAAGGttttgttcttcctctcttctATTCCAACAACTGTACGACTATGACCTAATTTCAAAATAGAGTTTCAGTTTTTTAAAACCACATAAATCCCATTCCTTGTAGCATACTACTTATTTTCAGATGAAGGAAGATATTACTTGAAATTGAATAAGGTAGTTATAAGTAAAGAGCAGATGTCAAAAAGTTGAGATCCCAGTCACACCCAGCTCTtccatccaataaaaatacaaactttaatGTTGCTCttactaaataaaaaataacaggaaataaaGCCATGCCTTCATTTAAATGAAGAAGGAACATAAAATGCTCCTCTGAATTGCAGCACATATAAAGAAAGatagagaagagaaagaaaccagCATATTGTGATACTGACCTTGATGTTGCAAGTAGATAGGTGGTTTGGAAGTACATGCTACCTTTGCACCACCTTCATTATCGGTAGAATAGTAACGCAAAATCCACTCAAATAAATGAGGATGTGTACCCATAGGGCCAGTTGGTTTGTGAAAGTCAATGATTTGACACCTACAGAACATTTAGAatgaaaacaacaataaaatttcAAGAGGTTGTTTGTTAAAACAACTTTTTCACCTCTCAGTCCTTTCCTCCTGCAATTGTAAACACAGCAATTCCAGGCGTCAAGCGGTCATTaccactgttttggttttttttaaatacaggagtATGGGACACAATTACAAAGCAATGCAATATATACTGTTCAAAACTGGAAGATTTATTCTGTAACAAAGAAACACTCTGTTCAGTCTAACAAGAACTTGTAAAGcttgcaaaaattaaaatgtttgatttttttgtgtgataCATGTACACTAGAGAATCCAATTAACAGCTTTCAGAATTATGCAAGTTAATAGTTGACATTCAGATTCTTCTTGAGAATAaacttctaaaagaaattaagtttttaatCAATGTCTGATTTTATGCTTATATGGCATCATTTTTCATCAAGTCCCAATGATCTAAGCAGTTATTCAATTTATGTACCTGCATAAGTAGTTACACAGGTTTATACTGCGCTAAATCAGATCTGTTATAGGTTGATTAAATTTAAAGCCACTAAGGTGGCTTTGTCATCACACCATTGGCAATTCTGACCTTTAAAGTTACAGCACTTAAATCAGcacttaaaaacaacaacaacaacaacaagaagcagcaatatttacaacaacaacaacaagaagcaATATTTACTTTATCCTGAGACTGGTTAACAGTGAATAAATTTCACATGCTCCTATCCATGCTTTGGAACCGTGTAACCTGTTGTTGAAGTGAGATGCCCCATGAGGATCAAAGCCTTCTCTCCAGGCATCTTCAATCATGGACTGAATCTTTGGTATACTAGGAATTAGTGTAGTATCTGgaacagaaaaagcttttaaattgtGGTTACAGTTACTGAAATagtgtattaattaaaaatatttggcttCTTTTACTAGAGGCAGTTGATGATACAAAGATGCACCAAAAAACCCTAAAGCTAAAACTTCAACCACATCATGCCTTGCCAGTATTCACCCCTCTGATTCTTTCCACAGCAAGTTCCAGTGGTATAACAAGCACTTAATAGGTAACATTGACCTAATAAGCCTTGCTGTGTAAATGAAAAGGTAAAACATCAGTCAGTAGGTTGTCATCCGAGGTACGGGAAACAAACAGGCAGCTTTTTGCTTAATACCTCTCAAGCAGTCATTATACAAGCTGTTTTGCAACAGTGAGGAAAGGAGCATTTGGAAATTCCTGTAACCGCAACCCCAGCCTCTGTCGCCCAAAGATGAGTGGAAGTGATCTACTCCTGTTGAAAGCCATACATGCCTCACATCTTTGTTTTCGTTCTGATAGTACTTGCACAATGCTTCAATGACTCCTAAAAGAAGACCAAATATAAAGTTTATCTGTAAAATGAACTACTAAATCTGCCAGAAAAAGATTCTTTCCCCAGCTTGGAACAGATACAGATTaagacaatttattttaaaacttctaagTGATCCTACATTACATCTGGAAACCAAATCACAAAACCAGTGGACACTGCACCTATTTCATTTTGATGGTCTTTACTTTGATGAATTTATGTACTATGAAGCTTTCAGAATTCAAtctattttttccactgctgCTACACAATGACAATTCTAAACTAAACAGCTTGGGCTACGTTATAAACTGTGATAAGCACAGGAACTATTACAATGAAACAGGAAAAGTAATGTCACCAATAAAGCATTTCTATGCCACTGCCACCTCCAGTACAACATCCCcataaaaacatggaaatactgATGCATACTATGTAATCCTTTTATTCCCCCCAAATTATTTGCCCTGGAGAAACTAAGACAAGAAAAGGAATGGCACAGAATTTGAGAATTACTgtaagtatgttaaaaaaaaaaaatctactggcAGGATATTCCAAATCCTCCTTTGTTACATAAAAGAACATGCTTGGGAATGCTCTCTCCAATTTGTATATGTAAATTCTCAAAGGCCCTTTATTGCCATGCTATTGTGAAGACAATCATTCCATAGCCATCATTTTCTGAATTCCTCTCTGAAGTCTAAATCATTACCAAGAACGAAAACTCTAAATGTATTATTTCCACTCAATACATTTTAtagaagaaattttcttttaccTGTCAAGAACCAAATGAATATTTTGTAAGCTAGAACCACTAGCAACAAGCTAAAAGACTTTTGAACTGTGGTCTTGGCAAGTAAAGACAAGGAAGGCTTTTGAAAGGGACATAGAAATGCATTGGCACTGTATTTTTGTACCaattataaaacatttcaaagaataTGTATCAAGTAGATGTCTACTCCTCCCAGTCCTCTCTTGGACTTTGTAATCAGGTGAACACTGTGCTTACCTGGGACCAGCTTACATGATACTACAACTAACTGAAACACAAGATAAATAGCTGCTCTAAATTTTAACAACTACACTAGCTTAGGAACCAATAAGTACTAAGTAATAAACAAGCATACACTCAAGGACAACCAACTTGTAATAAGACATTTGCATCTTTTGATACATATGGTAattgctttaaactgaaagagggtagatttagattagatgtaaggaagaaggtcttcactgtgagagtggtgagacattggaacaggttgcccagagaggttgtggatgccccatccctggcagtgttcaaggccaggctggattgggctttgagcaacctggtctagtggaaggtgtccctgcccatggcaggggggttggaactagatgatctttaaggtcccttccaacccaaaccattctatgagtctatgatatTGTATTTGGGCCCTTAACCAGACAACTTGGTTCCAAGGTTccatagaaaagaaagaaaagaaagaaaagaaagaaaagaaagaaaagaaagaaaagaaagaaaagaaagaaaagaaagaaaagaaagaaaagaaagaaaagaaagaaaagaaagaaaagaaagaaaagagaaaaaggaaaaaagaaaaagaaaaaagaaaaaagaaaaaagaaaaagaaaaagaaaaaagaaaaagaaaaagaaaaagaaaaagaaaaaagaaaaaaaaagaaaaaagaaaaaagaaaaaaagaaaaaagagaaaaaagaaaaaagaaaagaagaaaaaagaaaaaagaaaaaaaaagaaaaaaaaagaaaaaaaaaaagaaaaaaaagtcttcaggtTAGAATAAAGATTAGAAACATACCAAGCTCTAATTTGCTTATTAGTTTAGGACTAAAATGATATAGATTGATCTAGAAAATAAGGATTAGAATTAGGATGCAACTAATATTAAACATCCAATTATATGCTTTGTTAAAGACAGGTTTGGTCACTACAACCTAGGTCTAAAAAGTAGTCTTAGTTGTATACGATTTCAGCATTTTTACCTGAGGTCTTTGTCTTCCCATCATCTATACCAAAAGCCAAACATTCCATCATGTCAGCTTTTCTCTTGTGATATTCAAAAGGCTGCATCCTTCCTCTATCAACTTCCCTTTCCATATTCTTTAGAAATTGCTGCTTGTAGCCTCCAGAATTATCCAAGCCATACTGTCTCTGTTAGGGATGGAATGTACAtgatttaaatcacattttttaaaaattcacatctAGTGATTTCGAGAAGCTGCATGTACAACCAGCAACTTTGAAAAATAGTGAACTGTGAGATAAAAACTTCAGATTTACGATATTTTAGAGCTGAAGGCCAAGCTTCACTCCTCAGTAGGAACGTGGGACTAGGAAAGCCACACCTGGAAGAGCAGGCACGTCCCTATGCTCCCTCTTGGGCAGAGAGCCATTGGCACAGAGACAGTCAATGGCCAGGAGGTAGTGAGAGTGGGAAATGAGCTATCGGGGCTGTcaggtgggagggagaggggagcaggaccTAGCAGGGCAGTGGTCACTGGAGCAGGTGATGGTATCCAGGAAGAGGATAGCCAGAATGCTCAGGGCCTCAGGCACTCTCCCAGGGAATATGCTCCAGGCTGCACTGCAAGGCAGAGCACTAGAGCAGAGCACAGTAGGAGGTGAGGCAGCAGGCGTGCTGGGGCCCCCAGTGAGAGCAGTATGGCATGCACAGGGAGCACCCAGCCCCAACCTGAGTCAGGTTGCCTGCAACCCACTCCTGCGCTACTACCTCAACACAGCCTGTCTGACTGCACAGGTCTGACCTGGTATGGCCATTCCAGGTCATTACAGTTCCAAGATACTCAGCTTCTAATGGCACAACCGTTCAAAATTTTACCATTTAGAAATATTACTGTACCTGcagctttttaaattcttccctCTCTCGCTTCTCCTCTTCTGATCTCTGCTGTTTATCTTCTTCAGTTTGGAGCCATTGAGCCAGTTCTAGATCTCTTATGTTTCCACCTACCCAGGAATAACATTCCAAAGACAGAGGACTTGATCAGGAGGTTAACAATGCTTTGATGgatcatttatttaatttttaaagattctttTCTAAGCAGACATACATAAACACAACTGGGCATTAATTTTAGGGGATGCATTCCACATTATTTTGAGCTATTAGCAACAAACACTAAACAGAACTGACTGCATTCAATCTCCCAAGACTCAGACTCTTGACTCGGACAAAGTTTATGCAGTTGCAGGAGCAATTACTTGGTAAATAATGCATGTACCTCTACTACttagaaaacagcttttgttacTATGTTTCACTTCACTGTTAGCAAGAAGTCCCAGTTTCTTGAATACCACACACTTATTAGCTTCTAGGATCACTGCCAGCAGTCTCATAACAAAGTGACAAAACCAAATTTAGGATCAGTGAACTGGATAGGGAATCTCTAGGATTTTATTAGCCAtgctaataaataaaattaatcttgaTTCCTTTACTTTACTTTATCGCTATGACTAATGAATCAGCACAAGCATTTAgagaaaagaactgagaaaaaaattgaagttttcaTAAGCTATAGATTTTCAGCTCATCAGACTGGAATGTGCCACTCTAAATTCCATGTATGTAAACCTTTTttagagctagaaaaaaaatatataatatggCTGTGTTTTAAACATATTTCATTGGAAGTTTTAGTTTTGGCTAACATACAGTGCATTTACTTAACAAGCATGCATAGACAAATGTTTCTTTTAGCATGTGCAATTAAGTAGAGCACTTGGGCAAGTGACAGAACTTGCTATTAACTGTTACCTTCATTATGTGTGTCCAGTTCTCTTTTTAAATAAGGACATATTTAGTTTAAATTTTGTCTGAGATTCTATACTGCAACATGCAAATACTTGTAAATGCTTTCAAGTATTATCAAGCCTGTATCCTTTCATGTACCTTCCGAAAAGCTATGTTCCTCTAAGTGTAAATCCACATGTTCTTCAAGAATCTGAATGTTTGTACAGGTAAGACTGCACATTGGACATTCATACAGCTGTTCGCCATTTCCTgtgtctgaaaaagaaatgcagtttctcaATCAATGCAGTTCCTGGATTTTGTGAGAATCAACCCCCCAACTGATACACAGTCAAAGATAAATACACAGGAATAAAATTTGTGTTGCCATTGATATTCCCCAGTGAAAGGCAGTAAATTCTAAACAGCTGTTACTCTCTTAACCATTTAAGAATTTGTATCTAAATACCTGACAATTTTAAGAcgtattttccttctttctattaATCAAGTTTTGCCCCATTTAATTTATAGATCACAATTTTCTGTGATAATATCTGTATTAAGAAATGCTTAGTCTGAAATATCAAACCGGTAATGAAAAGATCTGTCCTGCTAACAGAAGAACACTTGGTTACAAAACTTTAATATTCGTGTGATAACACAGCAGTTGGCGGGcagaaagaataaagtaaaaCATGTTGTCATTCTTACTTTGTTGGTCTTTCTGCATCTCCtcaaataaatattctttctgcagttttagtATTATTGTTGAAGAGTACCATATAGAGTAGATAAGGTTCAAAACAACTTCTGGAGATCACCTTGAccctcaaagcagggtcaaatTAAACAGGTTAAGTTACATAGGGCCTTTTCCAGTcagtttttttaataactccaAGGATAGACACCCCACAGACTCCCCAGAAAActtattccagtgtttgaccactctcacagtaaaaaaaaaaaaagttcttgcatttaaatggcatttcctgtatttcagcttgtgcctactgcctgttgtcctgtcactgggcaccacacAGAAGAGCCTGACTCCATCTTTACTGCCCTCCTTTTGAGTCCCTAGATTTTACTTGCACTTTCCTAGGTTCATAAAATACAGGCATTAATATGGTATGTTAGCTGTTTCTGGAAAGCGTTTGCCCAAGCTAAAAGTTCATGACTGGCCGGAAGAAAACTTGATGGTATAATAATCTAAATTCACCAGCAACATTTTGTATAACACTGCAAACATATAGTTTCCTGAAATACactacatacataaaaaaaaaaacaaaacaaaacacccttaatgcaactatttttaaaatagaaattgaCATGCAGGCAAGCAAGCAAGTTATTTATTCAAGCTCTGCATTACTGGCACCCATAGAAGTAAGATATTCAATGCTGAGATCTCTTTTggttgctgtcctggtttcagctgggatagagttaattttcttcctagtggctggtacagtgctgtgttttgggttcagtatgagaagaatgttgataacacactgatgttttcagtttttgctcagtagtgtttagattaagtcaaggatttttcagcttctcatgcccagccagcaagaaggctggaggggcacaagaagttgagaggggacacagccagggcagctgacccaaactggccaaaggggtattccataccatgtcatTCCATATTCCATGAccatgtcatgcccagtatataaactggggggagtgggcctggggggatcgctgctcaggaactaactgggcatcagtcagcaagtggtgagcaattgcattgtgcatcacttgttttgtatattccaatccttttactattattagtattgtcatttttttattattattattattattattatcattattagtttcttcctttctgttctattaaactgttcttatctcagacCACGAGTTCtacttcccctctcccccccgattctctcccccatcccactggacagggaggagtgagcgagcagctgtgtggtgcttagttgctggctgggattaaaccatgacagttgggggttttttgtttgttctgtttttttaagaaaaacatatttttaatcacAGACTATGCAGTGGGGTTGATTATACTGCCACATTCTGCATCCTcatccttgtttgtttttcttgtcagTATATATAGCTTGTTACATCAAGAATGCTCGTCTTCTAAGAGAATTACCCACTAGCAGAGATGCCATTACTAAGTTTCTGAAACAGCTACCAGCAACTTTGGACAGTTAGTCAGAATAAAACTCTGACCgagcttaaaataaaatacagtattcaaACAAATAACTATTTTCCTTACTCCAACTCTGTCCTCCAAAACATCCTTGTGGTCTCCAAACCAACGTTTAGTACTTCAGAGTGCTTTGGTGCTGGATTTTTCCTAGGTCTCTACTTCTAACTGAAAATTACCTTTCCATAATGCATACTGCAACTGCTCTATGGGATCCTGTCAAAGACGAGACTTCAGGAAGCCAGTCAAACCTTCGTGACCAAACATACGTCAAGTAGGTAAAAACCATGTCCCTATCACACAAAAGCTTTACGATTTGCTTTCATTGATACGGACGGTGTATTTTGGGCACGCAAAACACTGCGGGTTCGTCTGCCTTGGCGTTTGtagccctgctctggagcagatTTTTCCAGTGACGCCCCCACGGCCTTCGCTCAC
It includes:
- the ZUP1 gene encoding zinc finger-containing ubiquitin peptidase 1, which gives rise to MLACDLCGQALAPEAAVRRHRRRAHLGLQPRCPLCGAAAAPGCDELRRRTEAAHPQPGPPGARRRRSPPDLAEGLPECPFCGEAAGRELEAHVRARHGLLLGAPGADTGNGEQLYECPMCSLTCTNIQILEEHVDLHLEEHSFSEGGNIRDLELAQWLQTEEDKQQRSEEEKREREEFKKLQRQYGLDNSGGYKQQFLKNMEREVDRGRMQPFEYHKRKADMMECLAFGIDDGKTKTSGVIEALCKYYQNENKDVRHVWLSTGVDHFHSSLGDRGWGCGYRNFQMLLSSLLQNSLYNDCLRDTTLIPSIPKIQSMIEDAWREGFDPHGASHFNNRLHGSKAWIGACEIYSLLTSLRIKCQIIDFHKPTGPMGTHPHLFEWILRYYSTDNEGGAKVACTSKPPIYLQHQGHSRTVVGIEERKNKTLCLLLFDPGCPSQEMQKLLKQNSDGTSLKLLRKFVGSLKEKQYQIVAIDGVLSLEEKAARCHDSQVLTSEKIP